A region from the Lates calcarifer isolate ASB-BC8 linkage group LG2, TLL_Latcal_v3, whole genome shotgun sequence genome encodes:
- the LOC108887900 gene encoding SHC-transforming protein 3: MREQTLPRFKSQTGLLPGMLKRTKYSRLRNDSLTSLEDCPQRMLPLKRELGLDSDFAQLDPGTPSHHGPSTLRDFIPRVANIRLQSPISLRGLRGQMNTAGDTTIDGHTDRPLSRTEWGSGPNQRFCSQPSLNLPLSTGQNLTHSALHCTKRPITLHRMASLPWTPGCPPCSQHRDGLCCLKASSAADDCTVVGKANRAVHHHIKYMGSVEVTQSMRTLDFDTRMQVTREAISRLCEKTSAKTTVKTKRPAYKGLSAVLGQINLQFSGSKIILSVSTDSVTLIAASSLQKIAHHPMQAISFASGGDSEMADCIAYVAKDLTNQRACHILECPQGRACEVINSIGQAFETRFRQLLCQTPSLLSTNPRSAVRICHNWGPKEIISDQNVKLGGEVSEHCDYYNVIPGKTPPPGGMEDVRITRDENKQDADMQGVRLSRPVSLYENCSITEGTPAPPADSVESDVSAEQCTPLSESLIQNLIQKEGWFHGRLGRKQAESLLTCSGDFLVRESSSASGQYVLSGMEGATVRHLLLVDPHGQVRTRDQVFLSVGHLVRFHMENQMPIISGSSELRLKQPILQRH, translated from the exons ATGAGAGAGCAAACCTTACCCAGGTTCAAATCACAGACAGGACTCTTACCAG GCATGCTGAAACGTACCAAATACAGTCGTCTGCGCAACGATTCGCTGACATCTCTGGAGGATTGTCCCCAAAGAATGCTGCCCCTCAAGAGGGAACTTGGCTTAGACTCTGATTTTGCCCAACTGGATCCCGGGACGCCCTCACACCACGGGCCGTCCACCCTGAGGGACTTCATCCCCCGTGTGGCCAACATCCGATTGCAAAGTCCTATTTCTCTGCGGGGCCTGAGGGGACAGATGAACACAGCTGGAGACACAACAATTGatggacacactgacagaccCTTGTCCAGAACAGAGTGGGGATCAGGACCTAATCAGAGATTTTGTAGCCAACCATCCCTTAATCTGCCCCTATCCACCGGCCAAAATCTGACTCACTCAGCTCTGCACTGCACAAAAAGACCCATCACCCTGCATCGGATGGCCAGCCTCCCCTGGACCCCCGGCTGTCCTCCATgctcacagcacagagacggctTGTGCTGTCTGAAGGcttcctctgcagcagatgACTGTACAGTGGTGGGGAAGGCAAACAGAGCAGTTCATCATCACATCAAG TACATGGGCAGCGTGGAGGTGACCCAGTCCATGAGAACCCTCGACTTTGATACGAGAATGCAAGTCACACG agaggcAATCAGCAGACTGTGTGAGAAGACATCAGCCAAGacaacagtgaaaactaaaagg CCTGCGTACAAGGGACTCTCTGCTGTTCTGGGTCAAATCAACCTGCAGTTTTCTGGTAGCAAGatcatcctctctgtctccacgGACAGTGTGACTCTGATCGCCGCCTCCTCCTTACAG aAGATTGCCCATCACCCCATGCAGGCCATTTCCTTTGCCTCAGGAGGGGACTCA GAAATGGCGGACTGCATTGCTTATGTTGCAAAGGATCTCACCAATCAGAGAG cATGCCACATCCTGGAGTGTCCCCAGGGTCGGGCCTGCGAGGTTATCAACAGCATCGGTCAGGCCTTTGAGACGCGTTTCCGCCAACTTCTCTGCCAGACGCCATCACTCCTGTCCACCAATCCCAG GTCAGCAGTGAGAATCTGTCACAACTGGGGCCCCAAGGAGATAATATCAGACCAAAATGTCAAGCTGGGAGGTGAAGTGAGTGAGCACTGTGACTACTACAATGTGATCCCAGGAAAGACGCCTCCTCCTGGTGGAATGGAGGACGTGCGCATCACAAGGGATGAGAACAAACAGGATGCTGACATGCAGGGG GTTCGTTTGTCTCGGCCTGTTTCACTGTATGAGAACTGCTCCATCACAGAAGGAactccagctccacctgcag ATTCAGTGGAATCTGACGTCAGTGCTGAACAGTGTACTCCTCTCTCTGAGTCACTGATCCAGAACCTGATCCAGAAGGAAGGCTGGTTCCACGGCAG GTTAGGAAGAAAACAGGCAGAGTCACTTCTCACCTGTAGTGGGGATTTCCTGGTCAGAgagagcagctctgcctctggTCAGTACGTACTCAGTGGTATGGAAGGTGCCACTGTGCGGCATCTACTGCTGGTCGACCCACACGGACAG GTGCGGACCCGCGATCAGGTGTTTCTGAGTGTTGGTCACCTGGTGCGTTTCCATATGGAGAACCAGATGCCCATCATTTCTGGAAGCAGTGAGCTGCGTCTGAAACAGCCAATCCTGCAAAGACACTAA